In Propionimicrobium sp. PCR01-08-3, one DNA window encodes the following:
- a CDS encoding SPFH domain-containing protein yields the protein MGLMDKLRGEFVDIIEWLEDSRTLLAWRFPRYQNEIKQGAQLIVREGQIAVFVYQGQLADTFGPGTYTLNTQNLPIMATLQGWKYGFNSPFRSEVYFVNTRPVTDLRWGTPTPITLRDPDFGMVQVRANGLAVVRVQDPVVFLRTVIGTDSSVDIDEVTELIRREISQALSEIVLGTQLGAIDLQSRQTELSGKLRDTVALRVDDEFGLAIDSITMNVSLPDEITQAMTRGVAQGVEESGRIRQLDDLDKYQRVRQIDAMNSAAGNPGGGAMGDMMGAGMGVVLGQQMANQMNQQGQPQQTPPPLLQDSQTFHVEINGSAAGPYNMGQIREMVSNGQLTTHTLVWSAGLAGWMPAGQVPALVSFFAAPPPLPGQAGSPVPPPVPSDSTDHASGAQND from the coding sequence ATGGGCCTGATGGACAAACTCCGTGGCGAATTCGTCGACATCATCGAGTGGCTTGAGGATTCGCGCACGCTGCTGGCCTGGCGCTTCCCCCGCTACCAGAACGAAATCAAGCAAGGTGCCCAGCTGATCGTCCGAGAAGGCCAGATCGCGGTCTTCGTCTACCAGGGCCAGCTCGCCGACACCTTCGGCCCGGGCACCTACACCTTGAACACCCAGAACCTGCCGATCATGGCGACCCTGCAGGGCTGGAAGTACGGATTCAACAGCCCGTTCCGCTCCGAGGTGTACTTCGTCAACACTCGTCCGGTCACCGATCTGCGCTGGGGCACCCCGACCCCGATCACCCTGCGCGACCCCGACTTCGGCATGGTGCAGGTGCGGGCCAACGGCCTCGCCGTAGTGCGCGTCCAAGACCCCGTGGTCTTCCTGCGCACCGTCATCGGCACCGATTCGTCGGTGGATATCGATGAGGTCACCGAACTGATCCGCCGCGAGATCAGCCAGGCCCTGTCGGAGATCGTCCTGGGTACCCAGCTGGGCGCCATCGACCTGCAGTCGCGGCAGACCGAATTGTCCGGCAAGCTGCGCGACACCGTTGCCCTGCGGGTGGACGACGAGTTCGGCCTCGCGATCGACTCGATCACCATGAACGTCTCGCTGCCCGACGAGATCACCCAGGCCATGACCCGCGGCGTCGCCCAAGGCGTCGAAGAATCCGGACGCATCCGCCAGCTCGACGATCTCGACAAGTACCAACGGGTACGCCAGATCGACGCCATGAACTCAGCGGCCGGCAACCCGGGCGGCGGCGCAATGGGCGACATGATGGGCGCCGGCATGGGCGTGGTGCTGGGACAGCAGATGGCCAATCAGATGAATCAGCAGGGCCAGCCCCAGCAGACTCCTCCCCCGCTGCTGCAGGATTCGCAGACCTTCCATGTCGAGATCAACGGCTCGGCCGCCGGCCCCTACAACATGGGACAGATCCGCGAGATGGTCTCCAACGGCCAGCTGACCACCCACACTCTGGTGTGGAGCGCAGGGCTCGCCGGGTGGATGCCGGCCGGCCAGGTGCCCGCCCTGGTCAGCTTCTTCGCTGCCCCGCCGCCACTGCCCGGCCAGGCCGGCAGCCCGGTTCCGCCGCCCGTGCCGTCCGATTCGACGGACCATGCGTCCGGTGCCCAGAACGACTGA
- a CDS encoding DUF3152 domain-containing protein, whose protein sequence is MRWRRVAGSMVAVLVLAGCGSDAGDQAAQAQDPGSVVASGDESAGQSEDGAIPEASSVDADGLTHSGIPASGEYTTNTIDIAPSTDQPDVRDYAVQVETSTGLDADDVAAQIQQILDSDDGWVGYQGVAFHLIDDPATADLVITLGSPESTDTGCGALDTDGAWSCRVEDHVYANVDRWWYATPTWEGYPLDEYRAYLINHEVGHYLGFDHVNCPTDGSPSPVMQQQSIYLNGCVPNAWPSVTGENVG, encoded by the coding sequence ATGAGGTGGCGTCGCGTAGCGGGATCGATGGTGGCCGTACTCGTGCTGGCCGGTTGTGGTTCGGACGCCGGTGATCAGGCTGCTCAGGCTCAGGATCCAGGGTCGGTCGTCGCGTCCGGTGACGAAAGCGCCGGGCAGTCCGAGGACGGAGCCATTCCTGAGGCGTCGAGTGTGGATGCCGACGGATTGACGCACTCGGGAATACCGGCAAGCGGCGAATACACCACGAACACCATCGACATTGCACCATCAACCGACCAGCCCGACGTTCGCGACTATGCCGTGCAGGTGGAGACAAGCACCGGCCTGGATGCCGATGATGTTGCAGCCCAAATTCAGCAAATCCTGGATTCGGACGACGGCTGGGTGGGCTATCAAGGGGTTGCATTTCACCTGATCGACGACCCGGCCACCGCAGACCTGGTGATCACCCTCGGCTCACCCGAGAGCACGGACACCGGGTGCGGCGCCCTCGACACCGACGGAGCATGGAGCTGTCGGGTCGAGGATCATGTCTACGCGAACGTCGACCGCTGGTGGTACGCAACTCCCACCTGGGAAGGGTATCCGCTGGACGAATACCGGGCCTATCTGATCAACCACGAAGTGGGCCATTACCTCGGCTTCGACCATGTCAATTGCCCCACCGACGGATCACCCTCGCCGGTGATGCAACAACAGAGCATCTACCTGAATGGCTGCGTCCCGAATGCCTGGCCGAGCGTGACGGGCGAAAACGTGGGCTGA
- a CDS encoding 3-isopropylmalate dehydrogenase, with protein sequence MTAETLRPTIAVIPGDGIGPEVVAEALKMLKAAAGEHTFEFRHYDLGADHWLATGEVLNDDTLAELAEAQAIILGAVGAAPGSTTIPSGLLERGLLLKLRFAFDQDVNLRPSKMYPGVTTPLSDAVVGQGLADFVVVREGTEGLYAGNGGTLRQGTSGEVATEVSVNTAFGVERVVRYAFDLAMRRRKRLTMVHKHNVLVNAGGLWKRVFAEVAREYPEVTTDYLHVDAATIHLVTNPSRFDVLVTDNLFGDILTDEAAAITGGIGLAPSANINTSRAFPSMFEPVHGSAPDIAGQGIADPTAAISSMALLLDHLGAHEAAAKIEDAVSADIAERGDAKRSTSEVGDAIAARVQK encoded by the coding sequence ATGACTGCTGAGACGCTTCGTCCGACCATCGCCGTTATTCCCGGGGACGGTATCGGCCCCGAGGTCGTGGCGGAGGCACTGAAGATGTTGAAGGCCGCGGCCGGCGAGCACACCTTCGAGTTCCGTCACTACGATCTGGGTGCCGACCACTGGTTGGCGACCGGCGAGGTGCTGAACGACGACACCCTGGCCGAGTTGGCCGAGGCACAGGCCATCATTCTCGGCGCGGTGGGCGCGGCACCCGGCAGCACCACGATCCCCAGTGGTCTGCTGGAGCGCGGTCTGCTTCTCAAGCTCCGGTTCGCCTTCGACCAGGACGTGAATCTGCGTCCGTCGAAGATGTATCCGGGCGTCACCACGCCGCTTTCGGACGCAGTGGTCGGCCAGGGGCTCGCCGATTTCGTGGTGGTTCGCGAAGGCACCGAAGGCCTGTACGCGGGCAACGGCGGCACCTTGCGTCAGGGCACCTCGGGCGAGGTCGCGACCGAGGTGAGCGTCAATACCGCGTTCGGTGTCGAACGGGTGGTGCGTTATGCCTTCGATCTGGCGATGCGGCGCAGGAAGCGTCTGACGATGGTGCACAAGCACAACGTGCTGGTGAATGCCGGCGGTCTATGGAAGCGGGTCTTCGCCGAGGTCGCCCGCGAGTACCCCGAGGTCACCACCGACTATCTGCATGTGGACGCGGCCACCATCCATCTGGTCACCAACCCGTCCAGATTCGATGTGCTGGTCACCGACAATCTCTTCGGCGACATCTTGACCGACGAGGCCGCCGCGATCACCGGCGGCATCGGACTGGCTCCGAGCGCAAACATCAACACCTCGCGCGCCTTCCCGTCGATGTTCGAGCCCGTGCACGGCTCGGCCCCCGACATCGCCGGCCAGGGCATCGCCGACCCGACTGCCGCCATCTCGTCGATGGCACTGCTGCTCGACCATCTGGGCGCCCATGAGGCCGCGGCGAAGATCGAGGACGCGGTGAGCGCCGACATCGCCGAGCGGGGCGACGCCAAGCGCTCCACCTCCGAAGTAGGGGACGCGATCGCCGCTCGCGTCCAGAAGTGA
- a CDS encoding branched-chain amino acid aminotransferase, with translation MALSFDLPENPSFLGDDVIQGVWANPGFGQYFTDHMALANWSEESGWHNDRLTEYSQVSMEPASAVYHYAQEIFEGLKAYRHADGSVWLFRPDANARRFENSAHRLALPVLPPEDFVTSVRQLTALDSRWVPGEEEQSLYLRPFMMAAENFLGVRPAHSVLYTVIASPVGAYFAGGVAPVDIWISRDFSRVATGGTGSAKCGGNYAASLLPQELAYDKGCSQVLFVDAAEKRWIEELGGMNFFMITKDDELVTPELNGNILPGVTRDSILTVAPDLGLKPVERPISVDEVTGGITSGEIRELFACGTAAVITPIGSLKDEDGEYRIDTDKATHTIPLRNHLLDIQYGRVADKHGWMQQVC, from the coding sequence ATGGCGCTGTCTTTTGATCTTCCGGAGAACCCGAGCTTCTTGGGCGACGATGTGATTCAGGGTGTTTGGGCGAATCCCGGATTCGGCCAGTACTTCACCGACCACATGGCGTTGGCGAACTGGAGCGAGGAATCGGGCTGGCACAACGACCGGCTCACCGAATACTCGCAGGTATCGATGGAGCCGGCGAGCGCCGTCTATCACTACGCGCAGGAGATCTTCGAAGGGCTGAAGGCATACCGGCATGCCGACGGCTCGGTGTGGTTGTTCCGCCCGGACGCCAACGCCAGGCGTTTCGAGAACTCGGCGCACCGACTGGCGCTTCCGGTGCTGCCGCCCGAAGACTTCGTGACCAGTGTGCGCCAGTTGACCGCTCTCGACTCCCGGTGGGTTCCGGGTGAGGAAGAGCAGAGCCTGTATCTGCGTCCGTTCATGATGGCCGCGGAGAACTTCCTCGGCGTGCGCCCCGCGCACTCGGTGCTGTACACGGTGATCGCCAGCCCGGTCGGCGCATACTTCGCGGGCGGCGTCGCCCCGGTCGACATCTGGATCTCCCGTGACTTCAGCCGTGTCGCCACCGGCGGCACCGGTTCGGCCAAGTGCGGCGGCAACTACGCGGCGTCCTTACTGCCCCAAGAACTCGCCTACGACAAGGGCTGCAGCCAGGTGCTCTTCGTGGACGCGGCCGAGAAGCGCTGGATCGAAGAACTGGGTGGCATGAACTTCTTCATGATCACCAAGGACGACGAGCTGGTCACCCCCGAACTCAATGGCAACATCCTGCCCGGTGTGACCCGTGACTCGATCTTGACCGTCGCCCCCGATCTCGGACTGAAGCCGGTCGAGCGTCCGATCAGTGTGGACGAGGTCACCGGCGGCATCACCTCGGGTGAGATCCGCGAGCTGTTCGCCTGCGGTACCGCGGCGGTCATCACGCCCATCGGTTCGCTGAAGGACGAGGACGGCGAATACCGGATCGACACCGACAAGGCCACCCACACCATCCCGCTGCGCAATCACCTGCTCGACATCCAATACGGGCGGGTTGCCGACAAGCACGGCTGGATGCAGCAGGTCTGCTGA
- the cimA gene encoding citramalate synthase produces the protein MPAMPVMPERFHLYDTTLRDGAQQEGIQLSVEDKLRIASILDGLGVTFIEGGWPGANPADTEFFARAHSELQLRNARLVAFGATRKAGEKAATDPQVAGLVAADTEYICLVAKSHDEHVTEALRTTLDENLAMINDTVSYLTELGKKVIVDCEHFFDGFWANRSYALEVVRTAAEAGAEIVVLCDTNGGMLPAAMSDIVSATASIGVDLGVHCHNDSGCAVANTLAAVDAGVMHVQGTINGYGERTGNMDLTTLIADLQLKYGWPLLSDAQLAELTHTSHAIADIANQPHVTRQPYVGYSSFAHKAGLHASAIKVNEDLYQHTRPELVGNDMRMLISNMSGRASVQLKLGQLGLEMADRDLAGKVTDLVKQREAEGYSYEAADASFELLVRQLTGQLDDPFELISWRVLTGENVDEGQDYESSEATVKLIAKGQRQLVIGEGNGPVNALGQGIVKALTPAYPQVADFELVDYRVRILDEGRGTDATVRVLIDTTDGTHGWTTVGVGTNVIEASWEALADAYVYGLVKGY, from the coding sequence ATGCCCGCAATGCCGGTGATGCCGGAGCGTTTCCACCTGTATGACACCACCTTGCGCGATGGTGCCCAACAGGAGGGGATTCAGTTATCTGTCGAAGACAAGCTCCGAATTGCCAGCATTCTGGACGGCTTGGGCGTCACCTTCATCGAGGGTGGCTGGCCAGGGGCCAACCCGGCAGACACCGAGTTCTTCGCACGCGCCCACAGTGAACTTCAGCTGAGGAACGCGAGGCTGGTGGCATTCGGCGCAACCCGCAAGGCGGGGGAGAAAGCCGCCACCGACCCGCAGGTGGCGGGCCTGGTTGCGGCCGATACCGAATACATCTGTTTGGTGGCGAAGTCACACGATGAGCATGTGACCGAAGCGTTGCGCACCACGCTGGACGAGAACCTAGCGATGATCAACGACACCGTCTCGTATCTCACCGAGCTGGGCAAGAAGGTGATCGTCGACTGCGAGCACTTCTTCGACGGCTTCTGGGCCAATCGCAGCTACGCACTCGAGGTCGTGCGCACCGCAGCCGAGGCAGGCGCAGAGATCGTCGTGCTGTGCGACACCAACGGCGGAATGCTGCCGGCCGCGATGAGCGATATCGTCTCGGCCACCGCCAGCATCGGCGTCGACCTGGGCGTGCATTGCCACAACGATTCCGGCTGTGCGGTCGCCAACACGCTCGCCGCGGTGGACGCCGGTGTGATGCATGTGCAAGGGACCATCAACGGGTACGGCGAACGCACCGGAAACATGGACCTCACGACACTGATCGCCGACCTGCAGTTGAAGTATGGCTGGCCGCTGCTGTCGGACGCACAATTGGCCGAGCTGACCCACACCAGTCATGCCATCGCCGATATCGCGAACCAGCCCCACGTCACCCGTCAGCCCTATGTCGGATACTCGTCCTTCGCGCACAAGGCAGGGCTGCACGCCAGTGCCATCAAGGTGAATGAAGACCTCTATCAGCACACCCGGCCCGAGCTGGTCGGCAACGACATGCGCATGCTGATCAGCAACATGTCCGGACGCGCCAGCGTGCAATTGAAGCTCGGCCAGCTCGGCCTCGAGATGGCCGACCGCGACCTGGCCGGGAAGGTCACCGATCTGGTCAAGCAGCGTGAGGCCGAGGGCTACTCCTATGAGGCCGCGGACGCCTCCTTCGAGTTGCTGGTGCGCCAGCTGACCGGCCAGTTGGACGATCCGTTCGAACTGATCAGCTGGCGGGTGCTGACCGGAGAGAACGTCGACGAGGGCCAGGATTACGAGTCCTCGGAGGCCACGGTGAAGCTGATCGCCAAGGGGCAACGCCAGCTGGTGATCGGTGAAGGCAACGGTCCGGTCAACGCGCTGGGCCAAGGCATCGTCAAGGCGTTGACGCCCGCCTACCCCCAGGTCGCGGACTTCGAACTGGTCGACTACCGCGTCCGGATTCTCGATGAAGGACGCGGCACCGACGCGACGGTTCGGGTGCTCATCGACACCACCGACGGCACTCACGGCTGGACCACGGTCGGGGTCGGAACCAACGTGATCGAGGCCTCCTGGGAGGCCCTGGCCGATGCCTACGTCTACGGGCTGGTGAAGGGCTACTGA
- a CDS encoding fumarylacetoacetate hydrolase family protein, whose protein sequence is MRIARFTVAGADPRFGLVELEADEGQFPDSIAVIDGDPLAGPVNYTGERIDLTDARLLAPVIPRSKVLAVGKNYAAHATEFGGEVPSEPLIFMKPNTAVIGPDDPIIRPKLSQNVHYEGELAVVIGRFCRKVPVERAAEVIFGYTVANDVTARDLQHSDGQWTRAKGFDTFCPLGPWIVTHLGLDEAADLSLVTSVDGEVKQDANTRQMVYSIPELIAYVSAFTTLLPGDVLLTGTPAGVGPLVAGQRVSVEIDGVGTLTNPVLDDVEDDQESADGAAAR, encoded by the coding sequence ATGCGCATAGCCCGATTCACCGTTGCCGGTGCAGATCCCCGTTTTGGACTGGTCGAGTTGGAGGCCGACGAAGGCCAATTTCCGGATTCGATCGCGGTGATCGACGGTGACCCGCTGGCCGGCCCGGTCAATTACACCGGCGAGCGGATCGACCTGACCGACGCCCGGCTGCTGGCTCCGGTGATTCCGCGCAGCAAGGTGCTGGCGGTCGGCAAGAACTATGCGGCCCACGCGACGGAATTCGGTGGTGAGGTGCCGTCCGAACCGTTGATCTTCATGAAACCGAACACGGCGGTCATTGGCCCGGACGACCCGATCATTCGTCCGAAACTCAGCCAAAACGTGCACTACGAGGGTGAGCTCGCCGTGGTGATCGGACGCTTCTGCCGCAAAGTGCCAGTCGAGCGAGCCGCCGAAGTCATCTTCGGGTACACCGTCGCCAACGACGTCACCGCCCGCGACCTGCAGCACAGCGACGGTCAGTGGACCAGGGCGAAGGGGTTCGACACCTTCTGCCCGCTCGGCCCGTGGATCGTCACCCACCTCGGCCTGGACGAAGCCGCCGACCTGTCCCTGGTGACCAGCGTCGATGGTGAGGTCAAACAGGACGCGAACACCCGCCAGATGGTCTACTCGATTCCGGAATTGATCGCTTACGTCTCGGCATTCACCACGCTGCTGCCCGGCGACGTGCTGCTCACCGGCACCCCTGCCGGAGTCGGCCCGCTGGTGGCCGGTCAGCGGGTCAGCGTCGAGATCGACGGTGTCGGCACTCTGACGAACCCGGTCCTCGACGATGTGGAGGACGACCAGGAGAGCGCTGACGGCGCGGCTGCCAGGTGA
- a CDS encoding type II CAAX endopeptidase family protein, which translates to MKGFLWGGDTSKLTDPGKGLNYAALLRMTPITEGAIRGLGGLLLSLAGYSILLPGIAWLLLGLFWLIRGLPGSFADYRASALQFEMIDGLVATHLAIATLIVLCMWIMRYVHGRHPRWLCSVQPGFRWRYTAACALASVVLLNAVYWVSHLDDLPTWSPDDHVWWWLLAIGLTAPLQAAGEEFLFRGYLLQVCGTVSKSPWLAVAISAVIFAALHGSQNLPLLADRLAFGLLAGALVVLTGGLEASIAAHAVNNVFAFGYAAAAGNLAEIRSIQVSTWQTTGWNVLAYALVALVAWLIGRKMRVATKTPGQAGAP; encoded by the coding sequence GTGAAGGGATTCCTGTGGGGCGGCGACACATCCAAGCTGACCGACCCCGGCAAGGGGCTGAACTACGCTGCGCTGCTGCGGATGACTCCGATCACCGAGGGAGCCATCAGGGGCTTGGGCGGGCTGTTGTTGTCACTTGCCGGTTATTCGATCTTGCTGCCGGGCATCGCGTGGCTGCTGCTGGGACTCTTCTGGCTGATCCGGGGCCTGCCCGGAAGCTTTGCTGACTATCGAGCCTCCGCGCTGCAATTCGAGATGATCGACGGCCTGGTGGCCACTCATCTCGCGATCGCCACCCTCATCGTGTTGTGCATGTGGATCATGCGCTACGTGCACGGAAGGCATCCCCGCTGGCTGTGCTCCGTGCAGCCGGGCTTCCGCTGGCGCTACACGGCGGCATGTGCACTGGCCTCGGTCGTGCTGCTGAACGCGGTCTACTGGGTTTCTCATCTGGACGATCTCCCCACCTGGTCGCCGGACGACCACGTCTGGTGGTGGCTGCTGGCGATCGGGCTGACCGCCCCCTTGCAGGCGGCGGGCGAGGAGTTCTTGTTCCGCGGCTATCTGCTGCAGGTCTGCGGAACGGTGAGCAAGAGTCCGTGGCTGGCGGTGGCGATCTCGGCGGTCATCTTCGCGGCGCTGCATGGCAGCCAGAATCTGCCGCTGCTCGCCGACCGGCTCGCGTTCGGGTTGCTGGCCGGTGCGTTGGTGGTGTTGACCGGTGGTCTGGAGGCGTCGATCGCCGCGCATGCGGTCAACAACGTGTTCGCGTTCGGGTACGCGGCAGCGGCCGGGAATCTCGCCGAGATCCGCTCGATTCAGGTGTCGACCTGGCAAACCACGGGCTGGAATGTACTGGCCTACGCGCTTGTTGCACTGGTCGCCTGGCTGATCGGACGCAAGATGCGAGTGGCGACCAAAACGCCGGGGCAAGCAGGTGCACCGTGA
- a CDS encoding NAD(P)-dependent oxidoreductase encodes MTTVGFIGLGTMGKRMAGHMLDRLPEGDTLVLNDLSADRVKDLLDAGAVWADSAKELAGKADVVFFMVPDVPQVKSVLAGDNGLLAGISKEILLVVCSTVSPDAVRQLDVEVQSSTKGLARVIDAPVSGGEVGAVAGTLSIMVGGPDDLVAKALPYLKLTGNPAHLGPTGAGEVAKACNQLIGAASIVANAEAAVVAERAGLDVQKLFDLMLGGYSTSKIMADKAPRYINKDYTVSGAASFWIKDLKAYLDEANRTGTPTVQGDRLLDAFQGVVDAGWGAEDTAIVQKFIEERPEEN; translated from the coding sequence ATGACGACTGTCGGATTCATCGGACTGGGAACAATGGGCAAGCGCATGGCCGGGCACATGCTCGACCGACTGCCCGAAGGCGACACTCTCGTGCTGAACGACCTCAGCGCCGACCGGGTCAAGGACCTCTTGGACGCGGGAGCAGTGTGGGCCGACTCCGCGAAGGAACTTGCCGGCAAGGCCGACGTCGTCTTCTTCATGGTTCCCGATGTGCCGCAGGTCAAATCAGTGTTGGCGGGCGACAACGGCTTGCTGGCGGGCATCTCGAAGGAAATTTTGCTGGTGGTCTGCTCGACCGTCTCCCCGGACGCGGTTCGCCAGCTCGATGTCGAGGTGCAGAGCTCGACCAAGGGCCTGGCGCGCGTCATCGATGCCCCGGTTTCCGGTGGTGAGGTCGGTGCGGTCGCAGGCACGCTGTCGATCATGGTCGGCGGCCCGGACGATCTGGTTGCCAAGGCCCTGCCCTACTTGAAGCTCACCGGGAATCCCGCACATCTGGGGCCGACCGGGGCCGGTGAGGTCGCCAAGGCCTGCAACCAGCTGATCGGCGCGGCCAGCATCGTCGCGAACGCCGAGGCCGCCGTTGTTGCCGAGCGTGCCGGGCTCGACGTCCAGAAGCTCTTCGATCTGATGCTCGGTGGCTACTCGACCAGCAAGATCATGGCCGACAAGGCGCCCCGCTATATCAACAAGGACTACACGGTCTCGGGCGCTGCATCGTTCTGGATCAAGGATCTCAAGGCTTACCTCGACGAGGCCAATCGCACCGGTACTCCGACCGTTCAGGGCGACCGCCTGTTGGACGCCTTCCAGGGTGTGGTGGACGCCGGCTGGGGCGCCGAGGACACTGCGATCGTCCAGAAGTTCATCGAGGAGCGTCCCGAAGAGAACTGA
- a CDS encoding IclR family transcriptional regulator: MDESSGVGVLDKAAMVLAALEQGPMTLAGLVQSTGLARPTAHRLAVALEHHRLVGRDLQGRFVLGPRLAELAASAGEDRLLSTAGPILARLRDITGESAQLYRKQGEIRVCVASADRPTGLRDSIPVGSQLSMGAGSAAQVLLAWEEPERLQRGLLNATFSAVGLTGVRRRGWAQSVAEREPGVASVSAPVRSPGGKVIAAVSVSGPIERLSRQPGRLHAPAVMAAADRLSEVLRRTGGEE, from the coding sequence ATGGACGAATCCTCTGGAGTGGGTGTGCTCGACAAGGCGGCCATGGTGTTGGCCGCGCTGGAGCAAGGACCGATGACGCTGGCCGGTCTCGTTCAGTCGACGGGTCTCGCCCGTCCCACCGCTCACCGGCTGGCAGTCGCGCTCGAGCACCATCGGCTGGTTGGCCGCGACCTGCAGGGACGTTTCGTGCTCGGGCCCAGGCTGGCCGAGCTCGCCGCCTCGGCAGGCGAGGATCGGCTGCTGTCGACTGCCGGGCCGATCTTGGCCAGGCTGCGCGATATCACCGGTGAGTCTGCCCAGCTTTATCGCAAGCAGGGAGAGATTCGGGTATGCGTGGCGTCGGCCGACCGGCCCACCGGGTTGCGTGACTCGATTCCGGTCGGCAGCCAGCTCTCGATGGGTGCCGGCTCGGCCGCTCAGGTCTTGCTCGCCTGGGAAGAGCCCGAACGGCTGCAGCGCGGACTGCTGAACGCGACCTTCTCCGCCGTGGGATTGACCGGCGTCAGGCGACGCGGCTGGGCCCAGTCGGTGGCCGAACGCGAACCGGGTGTCGCCTCGGTGAGTGCCCCGGTGCGCTCCCCCGGCGGCAAGGTAATTGCCGCCGTGTCGGTTTCCGGGCCGATCGAACGTCTGAGCCGCCAGCCCGGCAGGCTGCACGCCCCCGCGGTGATGGCCGCCGCCGACCGGTTGAGCGAAGTGTTGCGCCGCACCGGCGGCGAGGAGTGA